A portion of the Natrinema sp. HArc-T2 genome contains these proteins:
- a CDS encoding DUF3179 domain-containing protein: MPDRHKRVGISRRCFFGAVGGVGLAALAGCLDGSFAPISGDDGSAITSAPPTVDRSLPEEYATDELNEASLSGGPGKDGIPSIDEPEFAAADDPPARLSVDDPVFGVELNGDAKAYPQYVLVWHEIVNDVVGDEAVAVTYCPLTGTTQGFYRGASEFGVSGRLVNSNLIMYDRGSDTWWSQVLARGIRGPHEGAYLSEFQVTWTTWGRWRERHPETAVLTENTGHVRDYGGDPYGQYNPRTGYYDDESLLFDPLASDDRFTPKKIVVGARSADVALAVPKSTLRERGVVVGSVGNVPYATAYDEELDTGYVYRNPDDRSVEFDGSALTVDGDEYEPDGVPLERVIGVDAMWFAWYGFYPSTEVHG; the protein is encoded by the coding sequence ATGCCAGATAGACACAAGAGGGTGGGCATCTCCCGGCGTTGTTTCTTCGGTGCGGTCGGCGGCGTTGGCCTCGCTGCGCTTGCTGGCTGTCTGGACGGTTCCTTCGCGCCTATCTCGGGCGATGACGGGAGTGCGATCACCAGCGCTCCGCCCACGGTCGACCGGTCGCTCCCCGAGGAGTACGCGACCGACGAACTCAACGAGGCGAGTCTCTCCGGCGGCCCGGGCAAGGACGGCATCCCCTCGATCGACGAGCCCGAGTTCGCCGCAGCCGACGATCCGCCCGCGAGGCTATCGGTCGACGATCCAGTCTTTGGCGTCGAACTGAACGGCGACGCGAAGGCGTACCCCCAGTACGTCCTCGTATGGCACGAGATCGTCAACGATGTCGTGGGTGACGAAGCCGTCGCGGTGACGTACTGTCCGCTGACCGGGACGACACAGGGGTTCTACCGCGGAGCGAGCGAGTTCGGCGTCTCCGGTCGCCTCGTCAACAGTAATCTCATCATGTACGACCGCGGGAGCGATACGTGGTGGTCGCAGGTGCTCGCGCGGGGGATCCGCGGCCCACACGAAGGAGCGTACCTGTCGGAGTTTCAGGTGACGTGGACAACGTGGGGACGGTGGCGCGAGCGACATCCGGAGACAGCCGTGTTGACCGAGAATACCGGCCACGTCCGGGATTACGGCGGCGATCCCTACGGGCAGTACAACCCCCGGACCGGCTACTACGACGACGAGAGTTTGCTGTTCGACCCGCTGGCGAGCGACGACCGGTTCACCCCGAAGAAAATCGTCGTCGGGGCCCGGAGTGCCGACGTGGCGCTGGCCGTTCCCAAGTCGACGCTCCGGGAGCGCGGGGTCGTCGTCGGCTCAGTGGGTAACGTTCCCTACGCGACCGCCTACGACGAGGAACTCGATACGGGCTACGTCTACCGCAACCCCGACGACCGGTCAGTCGAGTTCGACGGCAGTGCACTCACCGTCGACGGCGACGAGTACGAACCGGACGGGGTCCCGCTCGAACGCGTGATCGGAGTTGACGCGATGTGGTTCGCCTGGTACGGCTTCTACCCCTCGACGGAGGTCCACGGATGA